The Daucus carota subsp. sativus chromosome 7, DH1 v3.0, whole genome shotgun sequence genome window below encodes:
- the LOC108196295 gene encoding uncharacterized protein LOC108196295 isoform X4 — MWHEARRSERKVHDMMDAARKRAQRRAVYLAKRRGDPQQSIQVSGSRCRMYRDDGLYQATQDQQGLIPWNGKQDIMIDRFDGRALLDFIRDSDSRRIRVPDKTEEEEELEEFVNFERYRDLIKHRRRGFTDEDGLQHVHLEMEAKNVALFGLDRSQPAQPPANKGAYSQVGFSYDGEGKQETQYSDGDDNDEDEDEDEDDDEDFNSDDSNDEGMDLIAKDFGVKRYGWLVFMDKKAKEEERRQKEIVKGDPAMKKLSRKDRRKASQIEREREREVARGVGSRVLHHDPYRESRRSPTYEAYPRSRRSRSRSYSPSRSRRHARGAHSDDVPRSKSRAPKIEYITEFGGAGEGAEPKIVGYSPPPSPRSEAGSLNRPSSGHILEALHVDPASGVSLDKEKNSKLPKPPASTSSALAKLSKATGSGSLSKQPAEKKETPQERLKRIMSKQLNKQIKKDTAVEMAKKREQDRQRLEKLAETNRLSRYRRRSRSRSYSRSPPRRHRRSRSPSRGKSSRRRHYSRSRSPSRSPSYSRSLSRSRSPRTRSRSRY; from the exons ATGTGGCACGAAGCTCGTCGATCGGAGCGGAAGGTCCACGACATGATGGATGCGGCTCGTAAGCGAGCTCAGAGACGCGCCGTTTATCTCGCCAAGCGTCGGGGCGACCCGCAACAATCCATTCAAGTTTCCGGATCTCGTTGCCGTATGTACCGTGACGACGGTCTTTATCAAGCTACTCAAGATCAGCAAGGCCT gaTCCCTTGGAATGGGAAACAAGACATCATGATTGACAG ATTTGATGGTCGTGCGCTTCTGGATTTTATTAGAGATTCTGATTCGCGACGAATCCGGGTTCCTGATAAGacagaggaagaggaagaactTGAAGAGTTCGTTAATTTTGAGCGTTATCGGGATTTAATTAAGCATCGACGTAGAGGAT TTACGGATGAAGATGGATTGCAACATGTTCATCTTGAAATGGAGGCAAAGAATGTTGCATTATTTGGATTAGACAG ATCTCAACCTGCTCAGCCACCAGCAAACAAGGGTGCTTATTCTCAGGTCGGTTTTTCTTATGACGGAGAGGGGAAACAAGAAACACAGTATTCAGACGGAGATGACAATGACGAGGACGAAGAtgaggatgaggatgatgacGAGGATTTTAACAGTGATGATAGCAATGATGAAGGAATGGATCTAATTGCAAAAGATTTTGGGGTGAAGAGATATGGGTGGCTTGTATTCATGGATAAAAAGgctaaagaagaagaaagaaggcAAAAAGAAATAGTCAAGGGAGATCCTGCAATG AAGAAGTTGAGTCGCAAAGACAGGAGAAAGGCATCTCAGATAGAAAGGGAGAGGGAAAGAGAAGTTGCTAGGGGTGTTGGAAGTAGAGTGCTTCATCATGACCCCTATCG GGAATCCAGACGAAGTCCAACTTATGAAGCTTATCCCCGTTCTAGAAG ATCAAGGTCAAGGTCATATTCCCCATCACGTTCTAGGCGTCATGCTCGCGGTGCTCATTCAGATGATGTTCCTCGAAGCAAGTCAAGAGCTCCAAAAATAGAATACATTACTGAATTTGGTGGAGCTGGAGAGGGTGCTGAGCCAAAGATAGTGGGCTACTCACCACCACCATCTCCTCGGTCTGAAGCTGGCTCTTTAAACCG GCCATCATCTGGTCACATACTTGAGGCCCTTCatgttgatcctgcatctggTGTATCACTTGATAAGGAAAAGAATTCTAAATTGCCAAAACCACCAGCAAG CACATCATCAGCATTGGCAAAATTAAGTAAAGCAACAGGTAGTGGGAGCCTTTCTAAGCAGCCAGCTGAGAAAAAAGAAACGCCACAAGAGCGACTGAAACGGATTATGAGCAAACAACTGAACAAACAGA TTAAGAAGGACACTGCTGTTGAAATGGCTAAGAAACGTGAACAAGATCGTCAACGGCTTGAGAAACTTGCTGAAACTAACCGCTTGAGTCGGTATAGGCGTCGGAGCCGGAGCAGAAGTTATAGTCGTTCTCCTCCAAG AAGGCACCGTCGCAGCCGAAGCCCAAGCAGGGGCAAGAGTTCACGAAGAAGACATTATTCACGCTCTCGCTCACCATCTCGTTCACCCTCCTACTCCCGTTCCCTGTCTCGTTCCAGGTCACCTCG GACAAGAAGCCGGTCTAGGTATTGA
- the LOC108196295 gene encoding uncharacterized protein LOC108196295 isoform X2, which translates to MWHEARRSERKVHDMMDAARKRAQRRAVYLAKRRGDPQQSIQVSGSRCRMYRDDGLYQATQDQQGLIPWNGKQDIMIDRFDGRALLDFIRDSDSRRIRVPDKTEEEEELEEFVNFERYRDLIKHRRRGFTDEDGLQHVHLEMEAKNVALFGLDRSQPAQPPANKGAYSQVGFSYDGEGKQETQYSDGDDNDEDEDEDEDDDEDFNSDDSNDEGMDLIAKDFGVKRYGWLVFMDKKAKEEERRQKEIVKGDPAMKKLSRKDRRKASQIEREREREVARGVGSRVLHHDPYRESRRSPTYEAYPRSRRHACCTSLILLATMFTLLTFFIASVRSRSRSYSPSRSRRHARGAHSDDVPRSKSRAPKIEYITEFGGAGEGAEPKIVGYSPPPSPRSEAGSLNRPSSGHILEALHVDPASGVSLDKEKNSKLPKPPASTSSALAKLSKATGSGSLSKQPAEKKETPQERLKRIMSKQLNKQIKKDTAVEMAKKREQDRQRLEKLAETNRLSRYRRRSRSRSYSRSPPRRHRRSRSPSRGKSSRRRHYSRSRSPSRSPSYSRSLSRSRSPRTRSRSRY; encoded by the exons ATGTGGCACGAAGCTCGTCGATCGGAGCGGAAGGTCCACGACATGATGGATGCGGCTCGTAAGCGAGCTCAGAGACGCGCCGTTTATCTCGCCAAGCGTCGGGGCGACCCGCAACAATCCATTCAAGTTTCCGGATCTCGTTGCCGTATGTACCGTGACGACGGTCTTTATCAAGCTACTCAAGATCAGCAAGGCCT gaTCCCTTGGAATGGGAAACAAGACATCATGATTGACAG ATTTGATGGTCGTGCGCTTCTGGATTTTATTAGAGATTCTGATTCGCGACGAATCCGGGTTCCTGATAAGacagaggaagaggaagaactTGAAGAGTTCGTTAATTTTGAGCGTTATCGGGATTTAATTAAGCATCGACGTAGAGGAT TTACGGATGAAGATGGATTGCAACATGTTCATCTTGAAATGGAGGCAAAGAATGTTGCATTATTTGGATTAGACAG ATCTCAACCTGCTCAGCCACCAGCAAACAAGGGTGCTTATTCTCAGGTCGGTTTTTCTTATGACGGAGAGGGGAAACAAGAAACACAGTATTCAGACGGAGATGACAATGACGAGGACGAAGAtgaggatgaggatgatgacGAGGATTTTAACAGTGATGATAGCAATGATGAAGGAATGGATCTAATTGCAAAAGATTTTGGGGTGAAGAGATATGGGTGGCTTGTATTCATGGATAAAAAGgctaaagaagaagaaagaaggcAAAAAGAAATAGTCAAGGGAGATCCTGCAATG AAGAAGTTGAGTCGCAAAGACAGGAGAAAGGCATCTCAGATAGAAAGGGAGAGGGAAAGAGAAGTTGCTAGGGGTGTTGGAAGTAGAGTGCTTCATCATGACCCCTATCG GGAATCCAGACGAAGTCCAACTTATGAAGCTTATCCCCGTTCTAGAAGGCATGCTTGTTGTACTTCTTTAATTTTACTTGCTACAATGTTCACTCTACTCACTTTCTTTATTGCCTCTGTTAGATCAAGGTCAAGGTCATATTCCCCATCACGTTCTAGGCGTCATGCTCGCGGTGCTCATTCAGATGATGTTCCTCGAAGCAAGTCAAGAGCTCCAAAAATAGAATACATTACTGAATTTGGTGGAGCTGGAGAGGGTGCTGAGCCAAAGATAGTGGGCTACTCACCACCACCATCTCCTCGGTCTGAAGCTGGCTCTTTAAACCG GCCATCATCTGGTCACATACTTGAGGCCCTTCatgttgatcctgcatctggTGTATCACTTGATAAGGAAAAGAATTCTAAATTGCCAAAACCACCAGCAAG CACATCATCAGCATTGGCAAAATTAAGTAAAGCAACAGGTAGTGGGAGCCTTTCTAAGCAGCCAGCTGAGAAAAAAGAAACGCCACAAGAGCGACTGAAACGGATTATGAGCAAACAACTGAACAAACAGA TTAAGAAGGACACTGCTGTTGAAATGGCTAAGAAACGTGAACAAGATCGTCAACGGCTTGAGAAACTTGCTGAAACTAACCGCTTGAGTCGGTATAGGCGTCGGAGCCGGAGCAGAAGTTATAGTCGTTCTCCTCCAAG AAGGCACCGTCGCAGCCGAAGCCCAAGCAGGGGCAAGAGTTCACGAAGAAGACATTATTCACGCTCTCGCTCACCATCTCGTTCACCCTCCTACTCCCGTTCCCTGTCTCGTTCCAGGTCACCTCG GACAAGAAGCCGGTCTAGGTATTGA
- the LOC108196295 gene encoding uncharacterized protein LOC108196295 isoform X1, translating into MWHEARRSERKVHDMMDAARKRAQRRAVYLAKRRGDPQQSIQVSGSRCRMYRDDGLYQATQDQQGLIPWNGKQDIMIDRFDGRALLDFIRDSDSRRIRVPDKTEEEEELEEFVNFERYRDLIKHRRRGFTDEDGLQHVHLEMEAKNVALFGLDSRSQPAQPPANKGAYSQVGFSYDGEGKQETQYSDGDDNDEDEDEDEDDDEDFNSDDSNDEGMDLIAKDFGVKRYGWLVFMDKKAKEEERRQKEIVKGDPAMKKLSRKDRRKASQIEREREREVARGVGSRVLHHDPYRESRRSPTYEAYPRSRRHACCTSLILLATMFTLLTFFIASVRSRSRSYSPSRSRRHARGAHSDDVPRSKSRAPKIEYITEFGGAGEGAEPKIVGYSPPPSPRSEAGSLNRPSSGHILEALHVDPASGVSLDKEKNSKLPKPPASTSSALAKLSKATGSGSLSKQPAEKKETPQERLKRIMSKQLNKQIKKDTAVEMAKKREQDRQRLEKLAETNRLSRYRRRSRSRSYSRSPPRRHRRSRSPSRGKSSRRRHYSRSRSPSRSPSYSRSLSRSRSPRTRSRSRY; encoded by the exons ATGTGGCACGAAGCTCGTCGATCGGAGCGGAAGGTCCACGACATGATGGATGCGGCTCGTAAGCGAGCTCAGAGACGCGCCGTTTATCTCGCCAAGCGTCGGGGCGACCCGCAACAATCCATTCAAGTTTCCGGATCTCGTTGCCGTATGTACCGTGACGACGGTCTTTATCAAGCTACTCAAGATCAGCAAGGCCT gaTCCCTTGGAATGGGAAACAAGACATCATGATTGACAG ATTTGATGGTCGTGCGCTTCTGGATTTTATTAGAGATTCTGATTCGCGACGAATCCGGGTTCCTGATAAGacagaggaagaggaagaactTGAAGAGTTCGTTAATTTTGAGCGTTATCGGGATTTAATTAAGCATCGACGTAGAGGAT TTACGGATGAAGATGGATTGCAACATGTTCATCTTGAAATGGAGGCAAAGAATGTTGCATTATTTGGATTAGACAG TAGATCTCAACCTGCTCAGCCACCAGCAAACAAGGGTGCTTATTCTCAGGTCGGTTTTTCTTATGACGGAGAGGGGAAACAAGAAACACAGTATTCAGACGGAGATGACAATGACGAGGACGAAGAtgaggatgaggatgatgacGAGGATTTTAACAGTGATGATAGCAATGATGAAGGAATGGATCTAATTGCAAAAGATTTTGGGGTGAAGAGATATGGGTGGCTTGTATTCATGGATAAAAAGgctaaagaagaagaaagaaggcAAAAAGAAATAGTCAAGGGAGATCCTGCAATG AAGAAGTTGAGTCGCAAAGACAGGAGAAAGGCATCTCAGATAGAAAGGGAGAGGGAAAGAGAAGTTGCTAGGGGTGTTGGAAGTAGAGTGCTTCATCATGACCCCTATCG GGAATCCAGACGAAGTCCAACTTATGAAGCTTATCCCCGTTCTAGAAGGCATGCTTGTTGTACTTCTTTAATTTTACTTGCTACAATGTTCACTCTACTCACTTTCTTTATTGCCTCTGTTAGATCAAGGTCAAGGTCATATTCCCCATCACGTTCTAGGCGTCATGCTCGCGGTGCTCATTCAGATGATGTTCCTCGAAGCAAGTCAAGAGCTCCAAAAATAGAATACATTACTGAATTTGGTGGAGCTGGAGAGGGTGCTGAGCCAAAGATAGTGGGCTACTCACCACCACCATCTCCTCGGTCTGAAGCTGGCTCTTTAAACCG GCCATCATCTGGTCACATACTTGAGGCCCTTCatgttgatcctgcatctggTGTATCACTTGATAAGGAAAAGAATTCTAAATTGCCAAAACCACCAGCAAG CACATCATCAGCATTGGCAAAATTAAGTAAAGCAACAGGTAGTGGGAGCCTTTCTAAGCAGCCAGCTGAGAAAAAAGAAACGCCACAAGAGCGACTGAAACGGATTATGAGCAAACAACTGAACAAACAGA TTAAGAAGGACACTGCTGTTGAAATGGCTAAGAAACGTGAACAAGATCGTCAACGGCTTGAGAAACTTGCTGAAACTAACCGCTTGAGTCGGTATAGGCGTCGGAGCCGGAGCAGAAGTTATAGTCGTTCTCCTCCAAG AAGGCACCGTCGCAGCCGAAGCCCAAGCAGGGGCAAGAGTTCACGAAGAAGACATTATTCACGCTCTCGCTCACCATCTCGTTCACCCTCCTACTCCCGTTCCCTGTCTCGTTCCAGGTCACCTCG GACAAGAAGCCGGTCTAGGTATTGA
- the LOC108196295 gene encoding uncharacterized protein LOC108196295 isoform X3 — translation MWHEARRSERKVHDMMDAARKRAQRRAVYLAKRRGDPQQSIQVSGSRCRMYRDDGLYQATQDQQGLIPWNGKQDIMIDRFDGRALLDFIRDSDSRRIRVPDKTEEEEELEEFVNFERYRDLIKHRRRGFTDEDGLQHVHLEMEAKNVALFGLDSRSQPAQPPANKGAYSQVGFSYDGEGKQETQYSDGDDNDEDEDEDEDDDEDFNSDDSNDEGMDLIAKDFGVKRYGWLVFMDKKAKEEERRQKEIVKGDPAMKKLSRKDRRKASQIEREREREVARGVGSRVLHHDPYRESRRSPTYEAYPRSRRSRSRSYSPSRSRRHARGAHSDDVPRSKSRAPKIEYITEFGGAGEGAEPKIVGYSPPPSPRSEAGSLNRPSSGHILEALHVDPASGVSLDKEKNSKLPKPPASSTSSALAKLSKATGSGSLSKQPAEKKETPQERLKRIMSKQLNKQIKKDTAVEMAKKREQDRQRLEKLAETNRLSRYRRRSRSRSYSRSPPRRHRRSRSPSRGKSSRRRHYSRSRSPSRSPSYSRSLSRSRSPRTRSRSRY, via the exons ATGTGGCACGAAGCTCGTCGATCGGAGCGGAAGGTCCACGACATGATGGATGCGGCTCGTAAGCGAGCTCAGAGACGCGCCGTTTATCTCGCCAAGCGTCGGGGCGACCCGCAACAATCCATTCAAGTTTCCGGATCTCGTTGCCGTATGTACCGTGACGACGGTCTTTATCAAGCTACTCAAGATCAGCAAGGCCT gaTCCCTTGGAATGGGAAACAAGACATCATGATTGACAG ATTTGATGGTCGTGCGCTTCTGGATTTTATTAGAGATTCTGATTCGCGACGAATCCGGGTTCCTGATAAGacagaggaagaggaagaactTGAAGAGTTCGTTAATTTTGAGCGTTATCGGGATTTAATTAAGCATCGACGTAGAGGAT TTACGGATGAAGATGGATTGCAACATGTTCATCTTGAAATGGAGGCAAAGAATGTTGCATTATTTGGATTAGACAG TAGATCTCAACCTGCTCAGCCACCAGCAAACAAGGGTGCTTATTCTCAGGTCGGTTTTTCTTATGACGGAGAGGGGAAACAAGAAACACAGTATTCAGACGGAGATGACAATGACGAGGACGAAGAtgaggatgaggatgatgacGAGGATTTTAACAGTGATGATAGCAATGATGAAGGAATGGATCTAATTGCAAAAGATTTTGGGGTGAAGAGATATGGGTGGCTTGTATTCATGGATAAAAAGgctaaagaagaagaaagaaggcAAAAAGAAATAGTCAAGGGAGATCCTGCAATG AAGAAGTTGAGTCGCAAAGACAGGAGAAAGGCATCTCAGATAGAAAGGGAGAGGGAAAGAGAAGTTGCTAGGGGTGTTGGAAGTAGAGTGCTTCATCATGACCCCTATCG GGAATCCAGACGAAGTCCAACTTATGAAGCTTATCCCCGTTCTAGAAG ATCAAGGTCAAGGTCATATTCCCCATCACGTTCTAGGCGTCATGCTCGCGGTGCTCATTCAGATGATGTTCCTCGAAGCAAGTCAAGAGCTCCAAAAATAGAATACATTACTGAATTTGGTGGAGCTGGAGAGGGTGCTGAGCCAAAGATAGTGGGCTACTCACCACCACCATCTCCTCGGTCTGAAGCTGGCTCTTTAAACCG GCCATCATCTGGTCACATACTTGAGGCCCTTCatgttgatcctgcatctggTGTATCACTTGATAAGGAAAAGAATTCTAAATTGCCAAAACCACCAGCAAG CAGCACATCATCAGCATTGGCAAAATTAAGTAAAGCAACAGGTAGTGGGAGCCTTTCTAAGCAGCCAGCTGAGAAAAAAGAAACGCCACAAGAGCGACTGAAACGGATTATGAGCAAACAACTGAACAAACAGA TTAAGAAGGACACTGCTGTTGAAATGGCTAAGAAACGTGAACAAGATCGTCAACGGCTTGAGAAACTTGCTGAAACTAACCGCTTGAGTCGGTATAGGCGTCGGAGCCGGAGCAGAAGTTATAGTCGTTCTCCTCCAAG AAGGCACCGTCGCAGCCGAAGCCCAAGCAGGGGCAAGAGTTCACGAAGAAGACATTATTCACGCTCTCGCTCACCATCTCGTTCACCCTCCTACTCCCGTTCCCTGTCTCGTTCCAGGTCACCTCG GACAAGAAGCCGGTCTAGGTATTGA